Genomic segment of Panicum virgatum strain AP13 chromosome 9N, P.virgatum_v5, whole genome shotgun sequence:
ATTACAATAAGAGACATATCTATGATACATGATGATATGATCTTAGGACTAAGGTTTTTACAATTCTCATTACAAACAACAATCATCCATGAGCAAGGAATTACATTTATTCCTTATCAAGATAATATTCCATACATAGCAGAAGTACGTAAAACTATAAGTTCCAATACCGGAGAGTCCAATTTAGAACTCCAAGGAGCTGATGATAATGACCTTGATGATCATACAGACGAGGAGTTCGGAGAGAATATAGAAGAGTTTCATATGGCAAACTCATGTATAGAATGTATCAGTTTACAATCCTTTGCACCCAATTGGTATAGAgatataaaatctaaaagagataTAGATAAAATTGTACAAAGATTAGAAGATATTCAAATAATTGGAGAAATACCAATGAAATATTGGGATAAGAATGATATTGTGTGtaaaattaatataataaatactaACTATATAATTAAGACAAGTCCTATCGAAGCCACACCTAAAGATATAGAAGAGTTCAAGATGCATATAGAAGAATTACTTAAATTAGGTGCCATAAGAGAAAGTACGAGTCCTCATTGATCAGTTGCATTCATAGTAAGAAATCATGCAGAAATAGctagagaaaaatcaagaatgATTATTAATTATAAAAGATTGAATGATAACACTGTAGATGATGGATATAACATCCCAAATAAGCAAGAATggataaatagaatacaaggaaGTAAATATTTCTCAATGTTTGATTTAAAAGCTGGGTTTTGGCAAGTAAAGATGGCAGAAGAATCAATAGAGTGGACAACTTTTACGTGTCCTCAAGGCCATTTTGAGTGGCTAGTAATGCCTTTAGGATTAAAGAATGCCCCTACTTTATTTCAAAGAAAGATGCAGAATATCTTTAATGAAAACCAAGAAATTATATTGGTTTATATTGATGATTTGTTAATCTTTTTAAATCCTATAAAGAACACATAGCTCATCTAGAAACCTTTTTTAGAAAGGTAGAGCAGCATGGATTAATACTTtctaaaaagaaaatggaaatatgcaaagaaaagataaaCTTTTTAGGTCATGAAATAGGAGAAggaaaaatttatttacaagatCATATTGCAAAGAAAATTTTACAGTTCTCTGATGTTATGAATGACAAAAAGACATTGCAACAGTTCTTAGGAATAGTAAATTATGCTAGAAATTATATTAAAAACTTAGCCAAATTGGCTGGACCATTGTATGCAAAGTTAAGAAAAAATGGGCAGAAGTATTTTAATTCTGAAGATATAAGGTTAGTAagaattataaaagaaaaggtcAAAGAATTAAAACTTTTAGAATTACCTTTAGatgattattattttattatagagACAGATGCATCTGAAATAGGATGGTGAGCTATATTAAAACAAAAGCCGCACAAATATTCTccaaaaatagaagaaaaaatatgtaGGTACGCTTCAGGGAAATATAAATTAAAGGCTATGAATAACACTAATAGAGAAATATTAGCTGTAATAAATGCAATAAATACTTTCGGATTATATTTAGGATTCAAAGAATTCACGGTAAGGACAGACTTTGAAGCTATATGTAAATATTATAATAAAGTCAATAGTAAGAAAAGTTCAACTAGGAGATGGGTTTTATTTGAAGATATCATTACAGGAAATGGTTATAAAGTAATCTTTGAGCacataaaaggaaaaaataatacCTTGCCTGATATATTTTCACGATCATCTATTTTGCAGGAATGAAGAGAGGAGTAAGCCCCAGTGGCAATGAAAGCTTCAGCTTTGGAACTGAAAACAGATTAAGAATCTTTCCACCAAATACATATAAATTTAAGCCTAAAGACCATATTGTCTTAGATGAAATACAAGAATGCATTTTAGATAATTTTTGGTTCCAATATAATAATAAGAGAGATGATCGAGGTTATATGCTTGTAATATTAAATAGTTTAGCTGAATATTTTCATATGATCAATGGGAAGATACAGGCAAAAGATTTATCGAGCAATATAGAAAAGAAACCCATATATGTCATATATAGGGGAAAGACACTGGGAATCTATGTAACATTTGAAGAAGTCATAGCTCAgcaaatagaaagagaaaaagatggAGGAATATCATGGAAAAAATATCTAGATATTGATCAAGCCCTATCATATGCAAGAAATATTTTGGGAATAAATTATTTCCTAGAGCCTGCAGCAAAAGAATATATTCAAAAATGTAGAAAGGCAAATGATGTGAAGGCAAATTTGACTGGAATAAATATAAGAGAAGATGGACCTTCAAAAATACCTACATATAAGAATGCTGTAAAAaaagaagtattaaatgaagaaTATGTtgagaaaaagattaaagaaagaCTTGATTCAATAATTCCTCAGCTGAAAAAAGATATAAAAGAAGAAGTATGGCAAGAAGTGAAGCATGAAATAAAGGAAAATTTTGATGTCATAAAAAAAGACTATGAAGAAAATATAAAGAAGGACTATGAATAAAAAATGAATATGTCAATATCTGATGATGATATGTTGGATATTCGTGGTTATGGGCAAGAACAAGAGTATTAAGAATTATATATTATGAAAATTAAATATGTGTTAATATTTAAATACCTACCAGTGTTGATAAGGAGATATCAACAAATCCGCCGTGGGATAAGCATGCCAGAGTGTTGCTTGATGTCTGCGACATCAATCATTCAGGCGTGGAAGACTATACACCGAATATATTCTCGAATATATCTAGAGAATATCACGTGAAGGAAGTGGACAAGGCAAAAGGAATAAACAATAATTTGAACAGAAGGCAACAGTAAAGGAGAATAATTGAAGACGCCGGGTGTCCAGGCGCTTCCTTAAGCTAGAAGATTTCTTccgtctataaaaggagaagtCAGACGCTCGCATTCAGGGAAGAACTAGAGCAGGAccaagaagaggagagaagacacCGACTGCCGAATACTCAGAGCACATCCACCACCACTCCACTTAATTAGTACCATTCCACTCCCAttgtaatatagaaataaggGAGCTGTTGTAATCGCCCTTCGCCTGTAAGGTAATCCCAGGTTTGTGTAAGTGCTTGGGGCTTCCCGAAAGGGAAAGCCGTATGTAAGTTTGCTCTGTGGAAACGGATTAAGCTTTCCTGTGAATTTCACTGCTTTCCTTTGAGCTCGTTCATATGGGGTGATGTCTCTACGCTAGGGACCCTAGAGGAGAAACCTCTGCATTGAGTTGCTCTCGTTTAGCCCATGGagaggcgtctgagagagcctgtgtccgcagagaagtgttcccttcTGGTGGAACTGCCTGGGGAGACGGTAGAGCCTGAGTTCTGTGTGCGCGTGGCCGGGGTTAGTTTGGGAGAAGACCGGGTAGGCCTGGTTCTGAAGCGAGCTAGCGATGCATGCggtgagtaccgagtaggaTTTGCACAAGCATAGTTGCACGACCGGCTGAATTTTGGCTTCGCCAACCTGCCAAGATCCTGAGAAGCACGCATACCCGTACTCTGCATATTCACTAATCATGCACATAATAATCGCGCACTCATATCCACCACCCACGCAAGTCGCTATCGTCGAATAGTATAGAGTTGGGTGCCTCAGCCACTCTCTGGTGAGTGTTCGTGCACTGTTCATATTACTAATTAAGGTTTAAGCACATACTTAGGCAATATATATTGCCAGAATACTGCTGCAAATAGTAGCGTGAAAGCGACACTTTTCTCGCTGAGTTGTTAAATACTCCCTAAATATTATTAAGAATAGTGCATAAAGAGAAACCCCCTGAAGTGGTTCATCCACCTTGTGAGTGGGATTTTCCTATTCATATTCTAAATTTAAATAGTAGCTGGTATTTTGAATAGTGCCGCAAATTTGAACAGTGATAGCTGAATTTGAATAGTGCttgtgaatatatatatatatatatatatatatatatatatatatatatatatatatatatatatatataacaacaTAGAATGACACCATGAAACCAGTGCCCGTATCATGGGATGAGGGCACATCCTGATTATATTTCACAACACTCCCCCTTGGCCGAATCCATCTTTTGATCAATGAACTTGTATTATTCCTCAAAAATCCTGTGGGAAAAAGAGGAATATTTCGTGTTCTGATGATTACTCGACTAACTCAACGATTCAAGAGAGAAATCTATGTCCCTTTGTATTTGTAACTCAACGAGTTCAAGTGAGCAATCTATGTCTCTTTGTATTTCTATAAAATCTCTTGTGGGGGGAACTTGAAATACTGACATATACTTGTGTTAACATTATCTCATTAAAAATCTTTACATGAGAAAATCCTATGGGAAAAACTCATAAAGAAAAAGGGTACAATGTGATGCGTTTAACAAGGCGTGCCACTTGGGGGTATCTCCCCCTGAATCTTGCAAATCCCATAATCTCCTCATACCAAttactcgaacacatttctcaAATGTTGAGACAGGTATAGACTTAGTGAACAAATCAGCAAGATTATCACAAGACTTCGTTTGCAAGGTATTTACCTTACCACTTTGTTAGAGTTCGTGAGGATAAAACAACATAGGAGCAATATTCTTCGTGATGTTGCTCTTTATGTAGCTTGTTTGCAGAGTAACACAAGTATCATTATCCTCATAGATAATGGTAGGTGATTCCATAGAACTAATGCCACATGACTGTTGTATGTGGTTAATCATTCTGTGAAGCCATACACACTCCTGTGATGCTTCATAAAGTGCAATTATCTCAGAATTATTTATGGAAATTGCCACCAATATTTGTTTAGATGATTCCAAAGAAATGGCAATTCGACCATGTAAGAAAACGAATCATGTCTGCGATCTGGCATTATGGGGATCAGATAAATAGCCAGTATCAGTGTATCCAACCAATGTAGGATCTTGATTTTTCTGATAGAACAAACTCATGTCCTTTGTGCCATTTAGGTATCTAAGGATCTGTTTCCCTCGTACCCAATGATGTTTTGTCGAAGCACTATGTCTTGCAAATAAATTCACCGCGAAAGCAATATCAAAGCTGGTGCTGTTCGCGAGATACATAAGTGCTCCAATGAGGCTGAGATAAGAGAATTCCGACCCCAATATCTCTTCTCCCTCGTCCTGTGATGGTCGAAAAACATCTTTTTCGAGATAAATAGATCTTACAACCATGAGAGCCTTGGCTGGATATGACTTATACATACTGAATTTCTCCAACATCTTCTAGATATAGGCAAACTGGTGCACTAGGATACCTGAATGAAAGTGCTCAATTCGCAATCGAATAGTAAATTTGGTTTTACCcaaatccttcatctcaaactcCGTCTTAAGATGACTGCGAGCTTCATCAATATTATGTGAATTACCAGtttgatatcatcaacatacacaAAATAGCTTAGACTCGGATTCATCATTCGGAACCCATGAGATTTTTCAGGTTCATGGCAGAGGCTTAAATTAGCCAACAAACTCAAAACTCAAGTGGACACTAAGCTGTAGACTAGATATAACAAGCATAGTAGAACAGAGCAACTTTTATTATTTCAACTTCAGagaagttaaaacattcttaccacgGTCGAAACATCCCCGGTTTGTTCGCTTTTGGTATGAACGACCGAAACATTGCCGAGAAGCGAAAGGTTGATGCCAACAACTCACACATATGAAAGGAAATAAAGAACATagatatttttatgattttttgtagattttatttttatttttattgaaAGCAGTAAAAGGATACAGTTCACTCGGAAGAGAAAGAGAGCcaccccaagctagctcttgatTTAAGGTCCGATGAGCAGGATCTTCTCCATACCTGTTTAGGTCGAGGTCGAGTCATTCGTACCTGGAGAAGTGGATGACAACGACGACATCATCTTCTTTTGCCACacatttttgttcttttttggtGTTGTAGGTGGTGTAGGCAATGGATCCTCGGTCATGAGACGGTGGATCTCCCAATCTTCAAACCATTCTGGTTCTACCCATAATCCTTGCTCTTCATTATATTTATGAATCAGGTGCATCTGTTCTTTCTTATTTTGAAACCTAAACTTCATGTTCCTTTCCTCTAATGCAGAGACTGATTTTTTATGCTCCAACAATGACCTGGCTTTGGCGTCCCTTAGGAATAGTCACCTGAGGATCAGCAATATTCCCAAGTTGCCCTCCATGTCAAGGACCATGAATTCTGCAAGAATGAATGAGTCGTTGATTTGTATGAAACTATTGGAATCGATCGGTTTCCCGAGGGCCAAAATCCTAGGGAAATGGTCGAAAAACCCTAAGGAAAGAATTTCCCTAGGAAATTTGGTAGGGATCGACTCAAATTTGATGGGAAATAAGGAGTGCACTATGGTTTCAACCGAAAACATATGAAACTTTGGACCTTAGGGAACATgcaaagaattttttttaaaaaaatgtgcTGACAttccccgctcgccgccgtgaCCCCGTGCACCGCCACTGTTGTCCCGTGCGCTGTCGTGCTGTCCCGGGGCGATGCCACCACCATCCCACGCGCCACCGTGCcctcgctcgccgtcgtgccccCACACGCCGTCGTGTTGTTGTCCCACGTGCTGCCGTGCCGTGAGCTCCGGCCTGCCGGGAGATCCTTTGCTCGCCGGCGTTGGAGGGGAGGAAGCGGGAGCCCTTGCGGCAGCAGAGGAGGATGGTAGGGGAGCAATCAGTGGGTCCTGCCAAGGCAAGCATCAagggggcaagaggggagtatTACCAAGGGAGGCGGAGCTCCGACCGCGAGCTCCTTTGCTCGTCGGCGTCCAGgatgggaggagagagaggagtgaGGCGATGAGAggacaagagagagagaggaggggatgAGATTGAAATTTGAATGCAGAGGGCAGTTCACGTGATTTTCCTAGGAATGTGGTGAAGTTCTAGGAAAGATCCAATATTTCCCTATGTTTCATGAGTAAAATCTTGGGAAACAATCATTTCCTAGGAAATTTCATATATTTCTTGGGATAAGTGGATTCTAGTAGTGTGAGGAGGTTCTTCCTATCCCCTTGGGATATCGTATTGTTGAATCAGCCAACTGTACACACATAAAGGTAGGGAAAAGAGCTAGATAACTTAATTTCTCAAATATTACCTTGGGCGTGATGTTAACGCTTGCTCCAAGGTCAAAAGGGCTTGGTCAAAGTAGCAATCGAATATCGAGCAAATGATCATTGGGGTTCTGGGATCTTGGGCACGTGAACTTCTCTGTATAGTTAGTGAAAGATGTCCCCTGAGATGGCTTACCCCATCTGGTGGTCACTACATTAACGCTTTCTAGGGTAGGTTCAGGTTGCCTCGGGATCTTCCCTATCTCAGTAGAGGGAACAGCAACAGCCAGCTGAGCTAATTGAGTTTCAAGCAATTTGTTGAAGCACTGCTGGTTCTTGATGGCGGAGGAGATtccatccatcttggcatgCATGGTCTCCAAGAACTTGTCGTTGGCAGCTAGTTTTGTTTGCATTGTTTCATTGATCTTTGCTTGGATGTGGACAAGATccctcaaggtaggctggttatgattaaaagaatttaaatttcattacctccttggtagtaatggcgtggcTGATTCCgaccctgacctccttgtggatgaaATCCATTGTTTTTGTTCATGTACATAACTTCTTCTTGAGTTTTGGGGCAGTTGTTCCCTAAATGTCAAGTGTTCCCGCAGACCATGCATGTCATGCGAGCATCCAAGGCTTAAAGAGTTTGCATTTAAGCCTTGTTTTGGGAATAATTCTTAattttcttgaggaggagatcaatcttcgcAGCGAGCATGTTCGTCTTCTTGATGGTGTGCATACCCCAATGATGTGGTTGGAGTTGTTCATAGCTCTATCTTTGGTTGGACACCATCTTCTCAATCAGAGTAGTAAACCTTTCAATGGTCAATAAGAAGAAGGCTCATCCTACAACAACATATACATGGTCTTGGGCTATCGGAGtcagcccattgtagaagttctaaagaatgagccaattgtccatAATCCCGTGGTGCGGACATGCCAGGATGTACTCCTGatgcctctcccaagcttcggGAATTGTCTCATTGGACGCCTGCTGGAAGCTCAAAATCCTGCCACGAAGAGTATTAGTCTGCCCATCGGGAAGAATTTGGTGAGGAATGCCTTGGTGCATTCTTCCCAAGTGTTCACTGCACTTATATTgacataaaaccattgctttgcTCTCCCCAGAAAGACAGAAAGAGAATGAAAATAATCAGGGTCGGATCACGTCCTGCGTGAACAGTGCAAACTATTCTGGGCATGCTTCCTCTTATACATCAGAGACTGGGAGCTGACCAGCTAGATCAGCTCCTTCTCTCCTGCAATCCTATCCTAAACACAAAGATCCTTATTATAACCATTacaaagcaagcaagcaaacaaAACGCACCACGTTTCTAGTGTTTACAAAACATGCTAAGCTTGTCGCTTGTCAGTTTCCTTCTCCAGTTCTTCCCCATGCTAACAGCAGCGTGGAGGCTGCTCCAGTCAATCGCACCCTCTATGGCCAGTGTCCTCTGTCTGTGATCTTCTTGGCTCTTTGTTTTTCTGATCAAGCACATCACAGCAAAACCATTATGTGGTCAGTTCTTGCATTCTCTACTGTTCATAAGCTGTAAGACAATTCGACATTGAACACGACTTACTTCTCCATATTCAGTTCCTCCATGACCTGCCAGGTAAGCCTGGGGCCTTCGTCTAGGCCTTCGCACACCAATTCGCCATTCTCATCGGTGTAGCAGACGATTCCCATGTTCTTGTCCTCATAAACCTGATAGATAAGTTCCAGTTCAGAAAAGAACAAGATGTTCATGCTCATTACAAGTTACATCTTGTAAACAACAGGTATATACCTTGTCGATCTTGCCAGTGAAGCTGACAGAGTTGAGGCTTTTCTTTGATTCAGAACTTGAGCAGGCATCCATGGAGGCTCTGATCATCGCCGTCCTTAAACTCTTCCTCCTCTGAACAACGGTTGCAGTAGATGGAAGGCAGTAGCACCTCATTGCAGCCATGGATGGTGGGTTTGGATCTGAGGAGAGTTGGCGTTGCAGCAACCATAGAAGTAATCATGGGGTTGATGTCATCGAAGTGGCCATTAgtggtgatggtggtggtggatataGTTTTATACAAGGACGTTAGGTCAATGAAAGGCCTGGCAAAGACGATGATTGGTTACTTGATTAGGTGGTATAGATTAGCACAATTGCTGAGCTGTGACAACATTAGGTGTAGCTGTCGACAACGACTTCAACTTGCTTGTCACGAATTCAACCTTGACAACCTCGGTGTTACAATAGATATAAACAAAAATCTATGAATGTAAGGTTATAATCTTCAAAAACAAATTGCATTGGACTAAAATTGCTGCAATAGACTTGAGCATAATGAAACACTCCGAATAGTTTCAGACATCAACAGGCAATTAAGGTCCAGGTTTTCCGCAAAGTATTACGTTGTGCACTTGTGCTGCAGATAGGAAAAAGTGCTGGAGACACTTATTCTCGAAATTCTTCCATGAATGCTTCATGAAATGACATAAAGCGGGACATTATGAGTGGCATTTTCTCTTCTTGTGGTAGGATTGTGCATCTGAAACGCCATGTGGCAGGTGCCTTGAGAATATATCACATGAACAAATATTATAATACCAAAAGAAAGAAGATGAAATTTCTATTTTATTCTAAATAAGATAAGCTTGTTCCTTTGTTTAATTTATTTGGTGTTATAACATCTATTATTAACTGAGACAACATGTAAGTAGATAAACATCAACAAAGCATACTCACTTGTCCAAAAACAGAACCAGGCACAACAACAATCTTGGTGTATTCAAGAAGACGTAGAACACATCAGGCTGCAAGTTCCAATCCTCAGCGGCGGCAATTGCCCTTTTCGGCAGACAAACACAAGGGAATACAAATATATGCTCCTTCGGCCTTGCTACAAATCGCTCTTAAAGGCAG
This window contains:
- the LOC120691459 gene encoding uncharacterized protein LOC120691459 → MAAMRCYCLPSTATVVQRRKSLRTAMIRASMDACSSSESKKSLNSVSFTGKIDKVYEDKNMGIVCYTDENGELVCEGLDEGPRLTWQVMEELNMEKKTKSQEDHRQRTLAIEGAIDWSSLHAAVSMGKNWRRKLTSDKLSMFCKH